The following proteins come from a genomic window of Frankia casuarinae:
- the nirB gene encoding nitrite reductase large subunit NirB produces the protein MSSRSLVVVGHGMVGHRLLAALRDRDVEGRWDVTVLAEEPRPAYDRVGLSAYFTGATAEDLSLVEDGFLEHPRLRVRLGEPVVAVDRAARTVTTGAGRTYRYDALVLATGSYPFVPPVPGREATGCHVYRTIEDLDAISASARGSRTGTGVVVGGGLLGLEAANALRSLGLATHVVEFAPRLMPAQVDEAGGQTLRAHITGLGIGVHTDTATERIEADADGRVARMVFARHPEGLAGLDTDVVVFSAGIRPRDALARECGLDVGDRGGIVVDEGCRTSDEHIYAVGECALAAGRVYGLVAPGYAMAEVVADRLLGGDATFTGADMSTKLKLLGVDVASFGDAFGTTPGALPITFADPVAKVYKKLVLSDDARSVLGGILVGDAGEYGTLRAMVGSAGVVPDDPARLILPAGDVAGAGGSGAGVALSAGAQICSCNNVTHGQICAAISANGLTDVAGIKGCTNAGTSCGSCVPMLRTILGQQLAAAGLEVSKALCEHFDVSRAELFEIVRVRGITTFSQLIAEHGRGRGCEVCRPVVASILASLYNGYVLVGEQAALQDTNDHLLANMQKDGTYSVVPRLPGGEVTPETLILIGEVARDFNLYTKITGGQRIDLFGARAEQLPKIWKRLTDAGLESGHAYGKALRTVKSCVGETWCRYGVQDSTTLAVDLELRYRGLRSPHKIKMAVSGCARECAEARSKDVGVIATEQGWNLYLGGNGGHRPRHAELFASDLDTETLVRYIDRFLMFYVRTADRLQRTAPWVESLDGGLGHVREVIVDDSLGICAELDTAMAYHVATYQDEWKTTLADPVALRRFASFVNAPEGADPDVIHVLERGQPRPARPAERAALIAGATLPVVADRFLAYPGSLPIQRDETDTKASG, from the coding sequence ATGTCTTCTCGATCACTGGTGGTCGTCGGCCACGGCATGGTGGGGCATCGGTTGTTGGCGGCGCTGCGGGACCGCGACGTCGAGGGGCGATGGGATGTCACGGTCCTCGCGGAGGAACCTCGGCCCGCCTATGACCGGGTGGGCCTCTCGGCGTACTTCACCGGGGCCACCGCGGAGGACCTCAGCCTCGTCGAGGACGGATTCCTTGAGCACCCCCGGCTGCGAGTGCGTCTCGGTGAACCGGTCGTCGCCGTCGATCGGGCCGCCCGGACGGTGACCACCGGTGCCGGCCGCACCTACCGGTACGACGCGCTGGTGCTTGCGACCGGTTCCTACCCGTTCGTCCCACCGGTACCCGGCCGGGAGGCCACCGGCTGCCACGTCTACCGCACGATCGAGGACCTGGATGCGATCTCCGCCTCGGCGCGCGGCAGCCGGACCGGGACCGGTGTGGTCGTCGGTGGCGGCCTGCTCGGCCTGGAGGCGGCGAACGCGCTGCGTAGCCTGGGGTTGGCCACCCACGTCGTCGAGTTCGCGCCCCGGCTGATGCCGGCCCAGGTCGACGAGGCCGGCGGGCAGACACTGCGAGCCCACATCACCGGGCTCGGGATCGGCGTCCACACCGACACGGCCACCGAGCGGATCGAGGCCGATGCCGACGGGCGGGTCGCCCGAATGGTCTTCGCCCGTCACCCCGAGGGGCTGGCCGGCCTCGACACCGACGTCGTCGTGTTCTCGGCGGGGATCCGCCCGCGGGACGCTCTGGCCCGCGAGTGCGGACTCGACGTCGGGGATCGCGGTGGCATCGTCGTCGACGAGGGCTGCCGCACCAGCGACGAGCACATCTATGCCGTCGGCGAGTGCGCCCTGGCGGCCGGACGGGTGTACGGGCTGGTCGCGCCCGGATACGCGATGGCCGAGGTCGTCGCGGACCGTCTGCTTGGCGGCGACGCGACCTTCACCGGCGCCGACATGTCGACCAAGCTCAAGTTGCTCGGCGTCGATGTCGCGAGCTTCGGGGACGCCTTCGGGACGACTCCCGGTGCGCTGCCTATCACGTTCGCCGACCCGGTGGCCAAGGTCTACAAGAAGCTGGTGCTCTCCGACGACGCGCGTAGCGTCCTCGGTGGCATCCTTGTCGGCGACGCGGGGGAGTACGGAACGCTGCGGGCCATGGTCGGCTCCGCCGGGGTCGTGCCGGACGATCCCGCGCGGCTCATCCTGCCGGCCGGCGACGTCGCCGGGGCCGGCGGCTCCGGGGCCGGGGTGGCGCTCTCCGCCGGGGCGCAGATCTGCTCGTGCAACAACGTCACCCACGGTCAGATCTGCGCCGCGATCAGCGCGAATGGCCTTACCGACGTCGCTGGGATCAAGGGGTGCACCAACGCGGGCACGAGCTGTGGCAGCTGCGTGCCGATGCTCAGGACGATCCTCGGCCAGCAGCTCGCCGCCGCGGGCCTCGAAGTGTCGAAGGCGCTGTGCGAGCACTTCGACGTCAGCCGGGCCGAACTGTTCGAGATCGTCCGGGTGCGGGGGATCACGACGTTCTCGCAGCTGATCGCCGAGCACGGTCGGGGCCGGGGCTGCGAGGTCTGCCGGCCGGTGGTGGCCTCGATTCTTGCCTCCCTCTACAACGGGTACGTCCTAGTCGGCGAGCAGGCCGCCTTGCAGGACACCAACGACCACCTGCTCGCGAACATGCAGAAGGACGGCACGTACTCGGTCGTCCCCCGGCTGCCCGGCGGCGAGGTCACGCCCGAGACGCTCATCCTGATTGGCGAGGTGGCCCGGGACTTCAACCTCTATACGAAGATCACCGGCGGGCAGCGCATCGACCTCTTCGGCGCCCGGGCCGAGCAGCTGCCGAAGATCTGGAAGCGGCTGACCGACGCCGGACTCGAGTCCGGACACGCCTACGGCAAGGCGTTGCGGACGGTGAAGTCCTGCGTCGGGGAGACCTGGTGCCGCTACGGCGTACAGGACTCCACCACGTTGGCCGTCGACCTGGAGCTACGCTACCGCGGCCTGCGATCCCCTCACAAGATCAAAATGGCGGTCTCCGGCTGTGCCCGGGAATGCGCGGAGGCGCGGTCCAAGGACGTCGGGGTGATCGCCACCGAGCAGGGCTGGAACCTGTACCTGGGCGGCAACGGCGGTCATCGGCCCCGGCACGCGGAGCTGTTCGCCTCCGACCTCGACACCGAGACGCTCGTCCGCTACATCGACCGTTTTCTGATGTTCTATGTGCGCACCGCCGATCGCCTCCAGCGCACCGCGCCGTGGGTGGAGAGCCTCGACGGCGGCCTTGGGCATGTCCGCGAGGTCATCGTCGACGACTCGCTGGGCATCTGCGCCGAGCTTGACACGGCCATGGCTTACCACGTCGCGACCTATCAGGACGAGTGGAAGACGACGCTGGCCGATCCGGTCGCACTGCGCCGGTTCGCCTCGTTCGTCAACGCCCCCGAGGGGGCCGACCCCGACGTCATCCACGTCCTCGAACGCGGCCAGCCCCGGCCGGCCCGCCCGGCCGAGCGGGCGGCCCTCATCGCCGGTGCCACGCTACCCGTGGTGGCTGACCGTTTCCTTGCCTATCCAGGCTCCTTGCCTATCCAGAGGGACGAAACGGACACAAAAGCCTCTGGATAG
- the nirD gene encoding nitrite reductase small subunit NirD, which translates to MIWTDICALDDLTPDRGVAALVNGAQVAIFRLSDGPVLAVGNADPIGLANVLSRGLVGSRGDRAVVFSPLHKQAFDLATGECLDAEGVRIPVYPVQVQDGRVLVGPVAAARPVS; encoded by the coding sequence ATGATCTGGACCGACATCTGTGCCCTGGACGATCTGACTCCCGATCGCGGCGTGGCCGCGCTCGTCAACGGCGCCCAAGTGGCCATCTTCCGGCTGAGCGACGGTCCCGTGCTCGCCGTCGGCAACGCCGACCCGATCGGCCTGGCCAACGTGCTCTCCCGGGGTCTCGTCGGCTCCCGCGGAGACCGGGCCGTGGTCTTCTCGCCGTTGCACAAGCAGGCGTTCGACCTGGCGACGGGGGAGTGCCTCGATGCCGAGGGGGTGCGCATCCCCGTCTACCCGGTGCAGGTGCAGGACGGTCGGGTGCTGGTCGGCCCCGTCGCGGCGGCCCGGCCGGTCAGCTGA
- the cobA gene encoding uroporphyrinogen-III C-methyltransferase, which produces MTGAQTAPGGWVALVGGGPGRADLITVRGLRLLQAADVVVVDRLAPRELLDEVRPGTEIIDAGKAPHGHNLTQDEINAVVVDRGLRGFGVVRLKGGDPFVFGRGGEEALACAAAGLPCEIVPGVTSAVAVPALAGIPVTHRGITQDVAVVSGHIDPSHPGSTADWDALATGPGTVVVLMGVGALFEISHELVKRGRRPETPTAVIHAGGTADETIIIGPLVDIAQLAAEAAISSPAVIVIGDVVTLRDRLAGVIGTVGAVPAWPGSGDVTGGEDRQ; this is translated from the coding sequence ATGACCGGTGCGCAGACAGCCCCGGGCGGATGGGTGGCCCTTGTCGGTGGCGGTCCCGGGCGGGCGGATCTGATCACCGTACGCGGTCTACGGCTGCTCCAAGCTGCGGATGTCGTGGTGGTCGACCGGCTGGCTCCCCGTGAACTGCTGGACGAGGTGCGACCCGGTACCGAGATCATCGATGCGGGCAAGGCGCCGCACGGTCACAACCTGACCCAGGACGAGATCAACGCGGTGGTCGTCGATCGGGGACTGCGCGGGTTCGGTGTCGTCCGGCTCAAGGGCGGCGATCCGTTCGTCTTCGGTCGTGGCGGCGAGGAGGCTCTGGCCTGCGCCGCGGCCGGCCTGCCCTGCGAGATCGTCCCCGGGGTGACGAGCGCCGTCGCGGTCCCCGCGCTCGCCGGGATCCCGGTGACCCACCGGGGCATCACCCAGGACGTGGCCGTCGTCAGCGGCCACATCGATCCTTCGCATCCCGGTTCCACTGCCGACTGGGACGCGCTCGCTACCGGTCCGGGCACGGTCGTCGTGCTGATGGGCGTCGGGGCACTCTTTGAGATCAGTCACGAGCTGGTGAAGCGGGGCCGCCGGCCGGAGACTCCGACCGCGGTGATCCACGCTGGCGGGACAGCCGATGAGACGATTATCATCGGGCCCCTGGTGGATATCGCCCAGCTCGCGGCCGAAGCCGCGATCAGTTCTCCCGCGGTCATCGTAATCGGAGATGTGGTTACGCTACGTGATCGACTTGCAGGCGTGATAGGTACCGTCGGGGCGGTCCCAGCGTGGCCGGGCTCAGGAGACGTGACGGGCGGCGAGGACCGCCAGTAG
- the ftsE gene encoding cell division ATP-binding protein FtsE, whose amino-acid sequence MIVLSSVSKRYPNGDRPALVDVTAEIGVGEFVFLVGPSGSGKTTLLRLLLREERATSGRVLVAGRDVARIPDRGVPQLRRLVGCVFQDFRLLPNRTVTANIAFALDVVGRPRHVVRSVVPEALDLVGLAEKADRYPDELSGGEQQRVAIARAFVGRPRILLADEPTGNLDPNTSIEIVNLLDTVHQAGTTVVMATHNASLVNAMRRRVLELSDGALIRDEARGRYNQDDLAVPMIPRPRPRVPADRVR is encoded by the coding sequence ATGATTGTTTTGAGTTCCGTGAGCAAGCGGTACCCGAACGGCGACCGGCCGGCGCTGGTCGATGTCACCGCGGAGATCGGTGTCGGTGAGTTCGTCTTCCTCGTGGGTCCGTCCGGATCGGGTAAGACCACATTGCTGCGATTGCTGCTGCGGGAGGAACGAGCGACGTCCGGCCGGGTGCTGGTGGCTGGCCGTGACGTCGCGCGGATCCCGGACCGCGGGGTGCCCCAGTTGCGCCGGCTGGTCGGCTGTGTCTTCCAGGACTTTCGCCTGCTACCGAATCGGACCGTAACGGCGAACATCGCGTTCGCCCTCGACGTGGTCGGCCGTCCTCGGCATGTCGTGCGCAGCGTCGTGCCGGAGGCACTCGACCTGGTCGGCCTCGCGGAGAAGGCGGACCGGTATCCCGACGAACTCTCCGGAGGCGAACAGCAGCGGGTCGCGATCGCCCGGGCGTTCGTTGGCCGTCCACGGATCCTGCTGGCCGACGAGCCGACCGGCAACCTCGATCCGAACACCAGCATCGAGATCGTGAACCTGCTCGACACTGTTCATCAGGCCGGCACCACCGTCGTGATGGCCACCCACAACGCGTCGCTCGTCAACGCGATGCGCCGCCGGGTGCTCGAGCTGAGCGACGGCGCGCTGATCCGGGACGAGGCTCGCGGACGTTACAACCAGGATGATCTGGCGGTGCCGATGATTCCCCGGCCCCGGCCCAGGGTGCCGGCCGACCGGGTCCGCTGA
- the ftsX gene encoding permease-like cell division protein FtsX — MRPGLLASLLWTGLRRNLAMTCAMIITVTICLALLGSGLLLRAQVHTIDDFLLDQIEVVVDLSDGITPGERSALDAEIAADPLVADVRYESKQQVYDRFRRDFRGSPDVLAGVGPDDLPAALRLTLTDPRAARDIVVTYTGLDGVEAVRDQRGLLDPLYRFLDAFTAGAFALAGVQALASFALIYTMIRISAHARRRETSIMKMVGASNGTIRAPFVLEIAAVGLVGGLLATGVLALAKIYLVDGRFAKQTMFPLFGWSAVWETAAVVLGVGVLAAAVMASVALRRHLRV; from the coding sequence ATGCGACCGGGTCTGCTGGCGTCGCTGCTGTGGACGGGCCTGCGCCGCAACCTGGCGATGACCTGTGCCATGATCATAACTGTCACGATCTGCCTGGCGTTGCTGGGGTCGGGCCTGCTCCTGCGGGCGCAGGTGCACACCATCGACGACTTCCTGCTCGACCAGATCGAGGTCGTCGTTGATCTCTCCGATGGCATCACCCCGGGCGAGCGGTCTGCCCTCGATGCCGAGATCGCGGCGGATCCACTGGTCGCCGACGTGCGGTACGAAAGCAAACAGCAGGTGTACGACCGTTTCCGCCGGGACTTCCGTGGATCGCCCGACGTCCTCGCCGGTGTCGGACCCGACGACCTGCCCGCGGCGCTACGACTCACGCTTACCGATCCGCGAGCGGCCCGCGACATCGTCGTCACCTACACCGGCCTCGACGGGGTGGAAGCTGTTCGCGACCAGCGCGGCCTGCTTGACCCGTTGTACCGGTTCCTCGACGCCTTCACAGCGGGCGCTTTCGCCCTCGCCGGCGTGCAGGCCCTGGCGTCCTTCGCCCTCATCTACACGATGATCCGGATCTCGGCGCACGCCCGGCGACGGGAGACTTCGATCATGAAGATGGTCGGTGCTTCCAACGGAACAATCCGGGCTCCGTTCGTCTTGGAGATCGCGGCGGTGGGGCTGGTTGGCGGGCTGCTCGCCACGGGCGTGCTTGCGTTGGCGAAGATCTACCTGGTGGACGGCCGGTTCGCGAAGCAGACGATGTTCCCCCTGTTCGGTTGGTCGGCGGTCTGGGAGACCGCGGCCGTCGTGCTGGGGGTCGGTGTGCTCGCCGCCGCCGTGATGGCTTCGGTGGCGCTCCGCCGTCATCTGCGGGTCTGA
- a CDS encoding HNH endonuclease signature motif containing protein, translating to MTGGMMHPVTRPGSSLRPGSQSSPGESSSGESSPREEAEALGPRDTGVDDRGSLSRHLDSSMVYGHRVAELDADGCLRADVEIGREIARWEAARLLVRARFAQLRPPTEEDESGVARGFHEFAGDELAAELRMSSAAGNKQLGFAVGVVRRMPAALTALEHGELDSQRLTVLERLTANLSDDQAADVAETVLRRGGRPSHAAFAAAVRRRVVLVDPQGAEQRRRRATKARRVTVRAEPDGMGRISASLPADRMLAAFRRVDLLARRAGGAQDGRGLEQRRADVFYDLLMGRDRDRVSIEMQVVVSASCLLGMSERPAELPGYGPIPAGLVREMAENPRCTWRRILMDPPEGRVLEVSRRRFPSAALARHVRTRNPTCVFPGCEQPSIHCDLDHTRPHRRGGQTSERNLGPKCRRHHRLKHSGEKRPRRDAKQGATRRPGRPGTSSPDQSTQKGWSVCQPRPGHFTWTSPEGRQYEVSPEDYLKEVFIEDDVQFESKRTGAERRMTPQTRR from the coding sequence ATGACAGGCGGCATGATGCATCCAGTGACCAGACCCGGTTCATCGCTTCGGCCCGGCTCACAGTCCAGTCCGGGCGAGTCCAGTTCAGGCGAGTCCAGCCCGCGCGAGGAAGCAGAGGCCCTGGGCCCCCGCGACACCGGAGTCGACGACCGTGGTTCTCTTTCCCGTCATCTGGACTCATCGATGGTTTATGGTCATCGTGTAGCTGAACTCGACGCGGACGGATGCCTCCGGGCAGATGTGGAGATCGGTCGGGAGATCGCGCGCTGGGAGGCGGCACGGCTGCTCGTGAGAGCGAGGTTCGCGCAGCTACGGCCGCCCACGGAAGAGGATGAGAGCGGGGTTGCCAGGGGATTTCACGAGTTCGCGGGAGACGAACTGGCCGCCGAGCTGAGAATGTCATCAGCGGCGGGAAACAAACAGTTGGGTTTCGCGGTCGGCGTCGTCCGCCGCATGCCGGCAGCGCTGACTGCTCTGGAACATGGTGAGCTAGATTCCCAGCGGCTGACCGTGCTGGAACGACTGACGGCCAACCTGTCGGACGACCAGGCCGCGGACGTGGCGGAGACGGTTCTGCGCCGGGGTGGGCGGCCGAGCCACGCAGCGTTCGCGGCCGCCGTTCGACGGCGTGTGGTGCTGGTAGACCCTCAGGGCGCGGAACAGCGTCGCCGCAGGGCGACGAAGGCGCGTCGGGTGACAGTGCGGGCCGAGCCGGATGGTATGGGCCGCATCTCGGCCTCGCTTCCGGCGGACCGCATGCTCGCGGCGTTTCGACGAGTGGACCTTCTGGCGAGGAGAGCGGGCGGTGCGCAGGACGGTCGCGGGCTCGAGCAGCGTCGGGCCGACGTTTTCTACGACCTGCTGATGGGGCGGGATCGTGACCGTGTCAGTATCGAGATGCAGGTGGTCGTGTCGGCTTCCTGTCTGCTGGGTATGTCGGAACGGCCGGCGGAACTTCCCGGTTATGGCCCGATACCGGCCGGACTCGTTCGCGAGATGGCCGAGAACCCCCGATGCACATGGCGGCGGATACTGATGGATCCGCCGGAAGGACGAGTTCTGGAGGTCAGCCGGCGTCGCTTTCCCTCGGCCGCCCTGGCTCGTCATGTTCGAACTCGAAACCCTACATGTGTCTTTCCGGGATGCGAGCAGCCTTCCATTCACTGCGATCTTGATCATACCAGGCCGCATCGTCGAGGTGGCCAGACGAGCGAGCGGAACCTCGGGCCAAAATGCCGGAGGCATCACCGGCTGAAACACTCGGGTGAAAAGCGGCCTAGGCGTGACGCCAAGCAAGGAGCTACGAGAAGACCGGGGCGGCCGGGCACATCATCTCCCGATCAATCCACGCAGAAGGGATGGTCCGTGTGCCAGCCCAGGCCTGGACATTTCACCTGGACGAGCCCGGAGGGACGCCAATATGAGGTGTCACCCGAAGATTATCTCAAGGAAGTATTCATCGAGGATGATGTCCAGTTCGAATCGAAGCGAACCGGGGCCGAGCGACGGATGACGCCTCAGACCCGCAGATGA
- the smpB gene encoding SsrA-binding protein SmpB: MPRETGRRLIAQNKRARHDYDILDTYEAGLVLRGTEVKALRAGRASLVDGFAQISDGEIWLHNVHIPEYTEGTWTNHAPRRKRKMLLHRAEIEKLVGKTQEGGLTLVPLSLYWKDGRAKIEIALARGRKSYDKRHAIAERDAAREIGRAMGRRAKGRYL, encoded by the coding sequence GTGCCGAGGGAGACGGGGCGCAGACTGATCGCGCAGAACAAGCGCGCCCGGCATGACTACGACATCCTCGACACCTACGAGGCTGGGCTGGTGCTCCGTGGCACCGAGGTGAAGGCGCTGCGGGCCGGGCGGGCCTCGCTCGTCGACGGGTTCGCCCAGATCAGCGATGGTGAGATCTGGCTGCACAACGTGCACATCCCCGAGTACACCGAGGGGACCTGGACGAACCACGCTCCCCGCCGCAAGCGCAAGATGCTGCTGCACCGGGCGGAGATCGAAAAGCTGGTCGGTAAGACCCAGGAGGGTGGGCTCACGCTGGTCCCGCTCTCGCTCTACTGGAAGGACGGGCGGGCGAAGATCGAAATTGCGCTGGCGCGTGGCCGCAAGTCCTACGACAAACGGCACGCGATCGCGGAGCGGGACGCGGCCCGGGAGATCGGCCGGGCGATGGGCCGCCGAGCCAAGGGGCGCTACCTCTGA
- a CDS encoding THUMP-like domain-containing protein: MTASDGDRLAQFEALLSAQGKAVLAAAVAAFAEDERAGGGAARELAVGARLRAEGVSPALLAAAFTQAELRRRAMVKFARADRMFFTRAGLEQASSQAAAEHRAARFAGLCRLADLCTGIGGDALALARGREIMLVDRDPVHLRMAALNVAVHAVEGTTVLPTTVLPTTAPPTGSTVPTGCLETRLSDVREVDLSGCDAVFVDPARRAGDRRLVSRASEPPLAWCFGLADKVAAVAVKAAPGLATELVPPGWEIEFVADGRDLKEAVLFSPALATAPRRATVLPGPGGSASLRARGAPVSLTGTPDPVVPADTGRAGRVGRVGRVGELAGRVAAPGRFLHDPSPAVTRAGLIGELGRRLGAWQIDPMIAFLTSDEAVTTPFARLLCIEAELPFDVRRIADLLRSREIGSLDVRRRGLAGDVEEIRRRLLPRRRDLIPGGPAVTVVMTRLRGAPWAFVCTPVSDVGGIGCRGGGDRLS, translated from the coding sequence GTGACCGCCTCCGACGGCGACCGGCTGGCGCAGTTCGAGGCCCTGCTGAGCGCCCAGGGTAAGGCGGTGCTGGCGGCGGCGGTCGCGGCATTTGCCGAGGATGAGCGTGCCGGTGGAGGCGCGGCCCGGGAACTGGCTGTCGGTGCCCGCCTGCGCGCCGAGGGCGTGTCCCCCGCGCTCCTCGCCGCCGCGTTCACTCAGGCGGAGCTGAGGCGGCGCGCGATGGTCAAGTTTGCTCGGGCCGATCGGATGTTCTTCACCCGAGCCGGGTTGGAACAAGCGTCCTCGCAGGCGGCGGCCGAGCATCGGGCCGCGCGGTTCGCCGGTCTGTGCCGGCTCGCCGACCTGTGCACGGGGATCGGCGGGGACGCGTTGGCCCTCGCGCGGGGCCGGGAGATCATGCTCGTCGACCGGGATCCGGTTCATCTGCGGATGGCCGCGCTCAACGTCGCCGTCCACGCGGTCGAGGGCACGACGGTGCTGCCCACGACGGTGCTGCCCACGACCGCGCCGCCCACGGGATCGACCGTGCCGACGGGATGCCTCGAGACGCGCCTGTCCGACGTGCGGGAGGTGGACCTCTCCGGATGCGACGCCGTGTTCGTCGATCCGGCCCGGCGTGCCGGCGACCGTCGGTTGGTGTCGCGGGCGAGCGAGCCGCCGCTGGCCTGGTGCTTCGGGCTTGCCGACAAGGTTGCGGCCGTCGCGGTGAAGGCCGCGCCAGGGCTGGCGACGGAGCTGGTTCCCCCCGGCTGGGAGATCGAGTTCGTGGCCGACGGACGGGATCTCAAGGAGGCCGTACTGTTTTCACCGGCCCTCGCGACCGCCCCGCGTCGCGCCACTGTGCTGCCCGGGCCGGGCGGCTCGGCGTCCCTGCGGGCCAGGGGAGCGCCGGTGAGCCTCACCGGGACCCCGGATCCAGTCGTCCCGGCGGATACAGGTCGGGCGGGTCGGGTGGGTCGGGTGGGTCGGGTCGGCGAGCTAGCCGGTCGGGTAGCGGCTCCGGGCCGGTTCCTCCACGATCCGAGCCCGGCGGTCACTCGGGCGGGCCTGATCGGCGAGCTCGGGCGGCGCCTCGGAGCCTGGCAGATTGATCCGATGATCGCCTTCCTGACCTCCGACGAGGCAGTGACGACCCCCTTCGCCCGCCTGCTGTGCATCGAGGCCGAGCTGCCCTTCGACGTGCGCCGGATCGCGGACCTGTTGCGGTCTCGTGAGATCGGGTCGCTGGACGTCCGGCGACGCGGTCTCGCCGGCGACGTCGAGGAGATCCGTCGCCGGTTGCTACCCCGCCGTCGTGATCTGATTCCCGGTGGACCGGCCGTCACCGTGGTGATGACGAGGCTGCGTGGAGCTCCCTGGGCCTTCGTCTGCACCCCGGTATCGGATGTCGGGGGTATCGGATGTCGGGGCGGTGGCGACCGACTCTCATGA
- a CDS encoding NAD(P)-dependent oxidoreductase — MRVAFVGLGTMGFPMAGHLVRAGFSTTAFNRTAATAARWAEEHSGRIAPSPAAAATEVDVVCLCVGADDDVREVVLGADGVLGALRPGAIIVDHTTTSAELAEEIAARTAEVGVGFVDAPVSGGEAGAMAGRLSIMCGGDPETIERARPVLAAYGATITRIGPVGSGQLTKMVNQILVAGAVEGAAEAINFAIAAGLDTDLVLSAVAGGAANSWYLANRGQTMVRDEFDFGFAVDWMRKDLRICLAEAGRRGIPLPMIELAERDLAAAQADGEGGLDTTVVIRQRRRATRPGGAGGEVSPAS, encoded by the coding sequence ATGCGTGTTGCCTTCGTCGGACTGGGCACGATGGGATTTCCCATGGCCGGTCACCTGGTTCGGGCCGGGTTCTCCACCACCGCGTTCAATCGCACGGCCGCGACCGCGGCACGCTGGGCCGAGGAACATTCCGGCCGGATCGCGCCGTCGCCCGCCGCCGCGGCGACCGAGGTCGACGTCGTCTGCCTCTGCGTCGGTGCCGATGACGACGTCCGCGAGGTCGTCCTCGGTGCCGACGGGGTGCTGGGAGCGCTTCGGCCCGGTGCGATCATCGTCGATCACACGACGACCTCCGCGGAACTCGCGGAGGAGATCGCGGCGCGCACCGCCGAGGTCGGCGTCGGTTTCGTCGATGCCCCGGTCTCCGGCGGGGAGGCGGGTGCCATGGCCGGCCGGCTGAGCATCATGTGCGGTGGGGATCCTGAGACGATCGAGCGGGCCAGGCCGGTGCTCGCCGCCTACGGCGCGACCATCACGAGGATCGGGCCGGTCGGTAGCGGACAACTCACCAAGATGGTCAATCAGATTCTGGTGGCGGGAGCCGTCGAAGGGGCGGCCGAGGCCATCAACTTTGCTATTGCCGCCGGTCTGGACACCGATCTGGTGCTTTCCGCCGTGGCCGGCGGCGCCGCCAACTCGTGGTACCTGGCGAATCGTGGTCAGACCATGGTGCGCGACGAGTTCGATTTCGGGTTTGCGGTCGACTGGATGCGCAAGGATCTGCGGATCTGCCTTGCCGAGGCGGGCCGGCGTGGTATCCCGCTGCCGATGATCGAGCTGGCTGAGCGGGATCTCGCAGCTGCCCAGGCGGACGGCGAGGGCGGTCTCGACACGACGGTCGTCATCCGGCAGCGGCGCCGTGCGACCAGGCCGGGCGGCGCGGGTGGCGAAGTCTCTCCGGCTTCCTGA
- a CDS encoding YoaK family protein has product MRPSPDQRRRLPTLLVALAILSGLVDAVSFLGLGRVFVANMTGNVVLLAFALAGAPGLSADLSALALAGFLAGAVIAGRIGTVTIIGGRRFSWLIIAMAAQTGLMAGALIATLVTQGLGTEPEIPEIPGARPYAVILPLALAMGLQHATARRMAVPDIPTNVLTSTLTGIIIDSRLGGGTGRGGARRTRRFAGPVAMFAGALIGGLCLLHLGRIVPLVLATGTVAGCLIATVTGTVAAP; this is encoded by the coding sequence ATGCGACCGTCCCCCGACCAGCGTCGGCGGCTGCCGACTCTGCTGGTGGCGTTGGCGATCCTCAGCGGTCTCGTCGACGCGGTCAGTTTTCTCGGACTCGGCCGGGTGTTCGTGGCCAACATGACCGGAAACGTCGTCCTGCTGGCCTTTGCGCTGGCCGGGGCCCCGGGCCTGTCCGCCGACCTGTCGGCGCTGGCCCTGGCTGGCTTCCTGGCCGGAGCCGTCATCGCCGGACGGATCGGCACGGTGACCATAATCGGCGGTCGCCGCTTCTCGTGGTTGATCATCGCGATGGCCGCGCAGACCGGGCTGATGGCCGGCGCGCTGATCGCCACGCTGGTCACCCAGGGACTCGGTACGGAACCCGAGATCCCCGAGATCCCCGGGGCCCGGCCCTATGCCGTCATCCTCCCGCTGGCCCTCGCGATGGGCCTGCAGCACGCGACGGCTCGGCGGATGGCCGTTCCGGACATCCCGACGAATGTGCTGACCAGCACGTTGACCGGGATCATCATCGACTCCCGGCTCGGCGGAGGAACGGGCCGCGGTGGGGCGCGGCGGACGCGGCGGTTCGCCGGCCCCGTCGCCATGTTCGCCGGAGCCCTGATCGGGGGCCTGTGCCTGCTCCATCTCGGCCGGATCGTCCCGCTCGTCCTGGCGACCGGTACCGTCGCCGGCTGCCTGATCGCCACCGTGACCGGCACCGTTGCGGCGCCATGA